One Prunus dulcis chromosome 7, ALMONDv2, whole genome shotgun sequence DNA segment encodes these proteins:
- the LOC117635701 gene encoding salicylic acid-binding protein 2-like — TQTSPSGKKHFVLIHGADLGAWSWYKVATLLKDSGHNVTALDLGASGINPIQIQQLRSISQYVEPLTKLMVSLPPKERIILVGHSMNGAVLSIFMERFPEKIAAAVYVTAFMSGPTLNYSTILTEVNKRLDYLDTQYGYDNGTNNPPTSFLVGPKALALKFYQLSSAQDKTLVSSLIRFSPLFNYDVIKLTKEKYGSVRRVFIVSGQDQTIVLDVQNYIIRNNPPDEVKVISDSDHLVMISRPLNLFYHLQNIAEKYS, encoded by the exons acccaaacTAGCCCAAGTGGGAAGAAGCATTTTGTGTTGATTCATGGAGCTGATCTTGGAGCATGGTCTTGGTATAAGGTGGCAACTTTACTCAAAGATTCAGGCCACAATGTCACAGCCCTAGACTTGGGAGCATCTGGGATCAACCCAATTCAGATACAACAACTTCGTTCAATCTCGCAATATGTCGAGCCATTGACAAAGCTCATGGTGTCTCTTCCACCAAAGGAGAGGATCATCCTCGTTGGTCACAGCATGAATGGGGCAGTC ttatcTATTTTCATGGAGAGATTTCCTGAGAAAATTGCTGCTGCAGTGTACGTCACGGCTTTCATGTCTGGTCCTACTCTCAATTACTCGACTATATTGACAGAG GTTAATAAAAGATTGGACTATTTGGACACTCAATATGGATACGATAATGGGACCAACAACCCTCCAACCTCCTTTCTTGTAGGGCCCAAGGCCTTGGCATTGAAGTTTTACCAGCTCTCCTCAGCACAG GATAAAACGCTAGTGTCCTCTTTGATAAGATTTTCTCCTCTCTTCAATTATGATGTAATAAAGCTCACCAAGGAGAAATATGGATCGGTTCGTAGAGTATTCATTGTGTCTGGGCAAGACCAGACAATAGTGCTGGATGTGCAGAATTACATTATCAGGAACAATCCACCAGATGAAGTGAAAGTGATTAGCGATTCTGATCACCTGGTCATGATCTCTAGACCATTGAATCTCTTCTACCACCTCCAAAACATTGCTGAGAAATATTCTTAG
- the LOC117635603 gene encoding salicylic acid-binding protein 2-like: protein MENMRVKHLVSFLLFLSLTRICTPSPNPEANQKHFVLVHGAGHGAWCWYKVSTLLTSIGHNVTALDLAASGVNPKQVQQLHSLPDYVEPLMRFMKSLPPKERVILVGHSMGGAAISIAMEKFPEKIYIAVFATAFMPGPALNYNYVFKKIMHSVDFMDSQFRYDRGPNNPPTAVLLGPKLLSSSLYQLSPPEDLTLALSLVRFTPLFSDDIKLTNEKYGSVRRVFIGCDQDHVITEKLQVLMINKNPPNEVIWINGSDHMVMFSRPLELFSYLKEVAES from the exons ATGGAGAATATGAGAGTGAAGCATTTGGTGtctttccttttatttcttaGCTTGACCAGAATCTGCACCCCATCTCCAAACCCAGAAGCAAACCAGAAGCATTTTGTGCTGGTTCATGGAGCTGGTCATGGGGCATGGTGCTGGTACAAGGTCTCAACTCTACTCACCTCAATTGGTCATAATGTTACAGCTCTAGACCTAGCAGCATCTGGGGTCAACCCAAAGCAAGTTCAACAACTTCATTCTCTCCCGGATTACGTTGAGCCATTGATGAGATTCATGAAGTCTCTCCCGCCAAAGGAGAGGGTCATCCTTGTGGGCCACAGCATGGGCGGGGCAGCCATATCCATTGCCATGGAGAAATTCCCTGAGAAGATTTATATTGCAGTATTTGCCACCGCTTTTATGCCTGGTCCTGCTCTCAACT ACAACtatgtctttaaaaaaattatgcacaGTGTGGATTTTATGGACAGTCAGTTTAGATATGATCGGGGACCCAACAATCCTCCTACCGCCGTACTTCTTGGGCCAAAGTTATTGTCGTCGTCACTGTACCAACTCTCACCACCAGAG GATTTAACACTAGCATTGTCCTTGGTAAGATTCACTCCTCTCTTTAGTGATGATATAAAACTCACTAATGAGAAATATGGATCGGTTCGTAGAGTTTTCATCGGGTGCGACCAAGACCATGTAATAACTGAGAAATTGCAAGTGTTGATGATCAATAAGAATCCGCCGAATGAAGTCATATGGATCAATGGTTCTGATCACATGGTGATGTTCTCTAGACCGCTTGAGCTGTTCTCCTACCTCAAGGAGGTTGCTGAGAGTTAG